A single Streptomyces sannanensis DNA region contains:
- a CDS encoding radical SAM protein: MVNLPLLPTVPRHVTVFVNWVCNLTCRECWMYGDSASESVWMEEVKRDQITVDMWNGLVDELAESSGEKTFLTIMGGEPLMHPQIIELVRQAKRRLPNCNLDMSTNATLLPRFSEGLVEAGIDDVYVSIDGPTAEINNPIRGRKSFERAVAGLQSLQEASRKAGRGPNIAMNFTVTGMNYESLPDMVTLAESLGVSTVSVDLASYFTREEGKASRPAFEAVTDQPFMSWAGFCNEHQHKDIVPARLEELMDEAMNRSDAVEVLIAPTRYGNSEKSKFFTSEWRKIVRDTTCKKLWAQTSVLPNGQVISCTTFPDTVMGSLRDSSLGEVFRGDAYTKMRETIKNGLQPVCHRCCELNMDIDVDPALYEIEPVTVRAE; this comes from the coding sequence GTGGTCAACTTACCTTTACTCCCAACAGTGCCACGCCACGTCACGGTATTCGTGAACTGGGTATGCAACCTGACGTGCCGTGAGTGCTGGATGTATGGAGACTCCGCCAGCGAGAGTGTCTGGATGGAGGAAGTCAAGCGCGATCAGATCACCGTCGACATGTGGAATGGCCTGGTCGACGAACTCGCCGAGTCTTCCGGTGAGAAGACGTTCTTGACCATCATGGGCGGGGAGCCCCTGATGCACCCACAGATTATCGAGCTGGTCCGCCAGGCAAAGCGCAGACTTCCAAACTGCAACCTCGACATGAGCACGAACGCGACCCTGCTGCCGCGATTCTCCGAGGGTCTTGTGGAAGCTGGCATCGACGACGTTTATGTCTCGATCGACGGTCCGACAGCGGAGATCAACAACCCCATCCGTGGCCGTAAATCGTTCGAGCGCGCCGTTGCGGGACTCCAGTCGCTTCAGGAGGCCAGTCGCAAGGCCGGCCGGGGTCCGAACATCGCGATGAACTTCACGGTGACGGGCATGAACTACGAGTCTCTGCCCGACATGGTCACCCTCGCCGAGTCGCTCGGTGTCTCGACGGTCAGCGTTGACCTGGCAAGCTACTTCACCAGGGAAGAGGGCAAGGCCTCACGGCCCGCTTTCGAGGCGGTCACCGACCAGCCCTTCATGTCCTGGGCCGGCTTCTGTAACGAGCACCAGCACAAGGACATCGTCCCGGCCCGGCTCGAAGAGCTGATGGACGAGGCGATGAACCGCTCGGACGCGGTCGAGGTGCTCATCGCCCCGACGCGCTACGGAAATTCCGAGAAGAGCAAGTTCTTTACGTCGGAATGGCGCAAGATCGTGCGCGATACCACGTGCAAGAAACTCTGGGCTCAGACTTCGGTGCTCCCCAACGGGCAAGTGATCAGCTGCACGACGTTCCCGGACACGGTGATGGGTTCCCTCCGCGACTCCTCGCTGGGCGAGGTCTTCCGGGGAGACGCGTACACGAAGATGCGCGAAACCATCAAGAACGGCCTTCAGCCGGTCTGTCATCGATGCTGTGAACTTAACATGGACATCGATGTGGACCCTGCCCTGTATGAAATCGAACCCGTGACAGTGAGGGCGGAATGA
- a CDS encoding glycosyltransferase family 4 protein, which produces MTKANKQDRPLRVLRLTPHYYWPQLAKTSWPVKFDAIGGMQSQITRLTQALDAEGIEQTVLTLQLPGAPRRWQVSDRTEVLGVRVPVLPLRSRIRGMVDLNLSWALGVLRHLLRTRRRPDVLHVHCSGVIIPPLLGWALCRLLRVPLVLTVHCSIIVTYHPMNRLDGLLQPFARWVEQRAIRAAARTITLTPRTIPTLKKRSRRSDDAFAVLPDVIDAEAFAARATPEAIEAVRRRWDLPADKATVGYVGRLAREKGWPIILDIAEELLDEPIHWLICGDGNERDLFEQDVARRGLGDRVTVTGYVPNEEIPAVMKAMDLMLMAPIHEEFGSVMLEAMAVKLPIIAVGVGGVANVLEDGALGWLVPERTPEAFAEGIRKAMADPEWRNTAAEQAATAVRARYDLGAVARDTAELYRAVVRNDGA; this is translated from the coding sequence ATGACCAAAGCGAACAAGCAGGACCGCCCGCTCCGCGTACTGAGGCTGACTCCGCACTACTACTGGCCGCAGCTCGCGAAGACGTCCTGGCCAGTCAAGTTCGATGCCATCGGAGGAATGCAGTCGCAGATAACGCGGCTGACCCAGGCACTGGATGCCGAAGGCATCGAACAGACCGTGCTGACCCTTCAACTCCCGGGCGCCCCGCGACGCTGGCAGGTATCGGACCGTACCGAAGTCCTCGGAGTCCGGGTGCCCGTCCTCCCGCTGCGTTCACGCATCCGAGGCATGGTCGATCTGAACCTCTCCTGGGCGCTCGGGGTGCTGCGCCATCTGTTGCGCACCCGCCGCCGGCCGGACGTACTGCACGTCCACTGCAGCGGCGTGATCATTCCGCCATTGCTCGGCTGGGCGCTATGCCGCCTACTGCGGGTTCCGCTGGTCCTTACCGTGCACTGCTCGATCATCGTCACCTACCACCCGATGAACAGGCTCGACGGCCTCCTGCAGCCGTTCGCCCGCTGGGTTGAGCAGCGGGCCATCCGGGCGGCCGCGCGCACCATCACCCTGACGCCCCGCACCATTCCGACGCTGAAGAAACGCAGCCGCCGGAGCGACGACGCCTTCGCGGTACTGCCCGACGTCATCGATGCCGAAGCCTTCGCCGCCCGCGCCACACCGGAAGCCATCGAGGCGGTCAGACGCCGCTGGGACCTCCCGGCCGACAAGGCCACGGTCGGCTACGTCGGCCGCCTGGCGAGGGAGAAGGGCTGGCCGATCATTCTCGACATAGCCGAGGAGCTGCTTGACGAGCCCATCCACTGGCTGATCTGCGGCGACGGCAATGAGCGCGACCTGTTCGAACAGGACGTCGCCCGCCGGGGGCTGGGCGACCGGGTGACCGTCACCGGCTATGTGCCGAACGAAGAGATACCTGCCGTGATGAAGGCCATGGATCTGATGCTGATGGCCCCGATCCACGAGGAATTCGGCAGCGTCATGCTGGAGGCCATGGCGGTCAAGCTGCCGATCATCGCGGTGGGTGTGGGTGGTGTGGCGAACGTATTGGAGGACGGCGCTCTCGGCTGGCTCGTGCCCGAGCGCACACCCGAAGCGTTCGCTGAGGGGATCCGAAAGGCCATGGCCGACCCGGAGTGGCGGAACACCGCCGCCGAGCAGGCCGCCACAGCGGTGCGGGCCCGGTACGACCTCGGCGCGGTCGCCCGGGACACGGCAGAACTGTACCGAGCGGTCGTCAGGAACGACGGCGCCTGA
- a CDS encoding zinc-dependent alcohol dehydrogenase: MSDPDMLALVVRGPKEHALERIPMPVPAPGEALVAVTHVAVCGTDLRLLRGTLHDADYPVIPGHEWTGRVLEAPDRPELVGKTVVGDGITPCRQCERCAEGGYNLCQDLDEVGFTRPGAFAEAFTIPAANLQLLPDTLSGAEGCLLEPLCVALHAVERAPDVSGRSVGVIGAGTIGLLVGQLALAAGAQSVTVAEPEERRRRLATELGLDQVSSLAELGKALPEIVFDATGVASVFPDGLEATRPGGAYVLVGYSGEEPTHFEPSAVMLREVTVYGVLSGYGQLDKALDMVVNGTVRLMPLLDEELPMSDYRSVLEDRGGDAPLRTVFTTGAGQTV, from the coding sequence GTGAGCGACCCGGACATGCTGGCCCTGGTTGTTCGTGGGCCGAAGGAACACGCGCTCGAACGGATTCCCATGCCCGTACCCGCGCCTGGGGAAGCGCTCGTTGCGGTGACCCATGTGGCGGTGTGCGGCACCGATCTCCGGCTGCTCCGGGGCACGTTGCACGACGCCGACTACCCCGTGATCCCCGGACATGAATGGACGGGACGGGTACTGGAAGCCCCAGACCGTCCCGAGCTGGTGGGGAAGACGGTGGTCGGCGATGGGATCACGCCGTGCCGGCAGTGCGAGCGATGCGCGGAGGGCGGATACAACCTCTGCCAGGACCTCGATGAGGTCGGCTTCACCAGACCCGGTGCCTTCGCCGAGGCCTTCACCATCCCGGCGGCCAATCTCCAGTTACTTCCCGACACCCTTTCCGGTGCGGAGGGGTGTCTGCTGGAGCCGCTGTGCGTCGCCTTGCACGCCGTCGAACGGGCGCCGGATGTCTCCGGGCGCTCAGTCGGCGTGATCGGTGCGGGCACGATCGGCCTGCTCGTCGGGCAACTCGCTCTGGCAGCAGGTGCGCAGTCAGTGACGGTGGCGGAGCCGGAGGAGCGCCGACGCCGCCTCGCAACCGAACTGGGCCTTGATCAGGTCTCCTCGTTGGCGGAATTGGGGAAGGCGCTCCCGGAGATCGTCTTTGACGCTACCGGTGTGGCATCCGTGTTCCCAGACGGCCTGGAAGCCACGCGTCCTGGTGGCGCTTATGTGCTGGTCGGCTACTCGGGCGAGGAACCGACACACTTCGAGCCGAGCGCGGTCATGCTGCGGGAGGTGACCGTCTATGGGGTGCTGTCCGGATACGGCCAGCTCGACAAGGCTCTGGACATGGTCGTCAACGGCACTGTGCGACTCATGCCGTTGCTGGACGAGGAACTGCCGATGTCCGACTACCGTTCGGTACTCGAGGACCGGGGCGGTGACGCTCCCCTGCGTACCGTCTTCACGACCGGAGCAGGGCAGACCGTGTGA
- a CDS encoding TylF/MycF/NovP-related O-methyltransferase: MTTNVAQVSNATYQDVSRANQVYGEVFRYTFEYVYGSHIPGAVAEFGCYEGFSALMLADLITEFNAQDDFYTKIFPRHLYVYDSFSGFPKSVNPVDSISYEVADSGYWRENEDASPPGTEDMLRQEFTRRFGETGWSVVPGMFEESLVKQPVKHEVAIANLDCDLYSSSVEVLDHLLGNKLMPDGAVLLLDDYNCNRANPRFGMRRAMRECFARTDGFYEYSEFLRYGWHGRAFFVHRTGDSINPDA, from the coding sequence ATGACCACCAACGTGGCACAAGTTTCCAACGCCACCTACCAGGACGTCAGTCGGGCGAACCAGGTCTATGGTGAAGTATTCCGCTACACGTTTGAGTACGTCTACGGAAGCCACATCCCCGGCGCCGTCGCTGAGTTCGGATGCTACGAGGGCTTCAGTGCTCTGATGCTCGCCGACCTCATCACCGAGTTCAATGCCCAGGATGATTTCTACACCAAGATCTTCCCGCGGCACCTCTACGTCTACGACTCCTTCAGCGGATTCCCCAAGAGTGTGAATCCCGTCGACTCGATCTCCTATGAGGTAGCCGACAGCGGCTACTGGAGAGAGAACGAGGACGCTTCCCCTCCCGGCACCGAGGATATGTTGCGCCAGGAGTTCACCCGTCGGTTCGGTGAGACAGGCTGGTCGGTCGTCCCGGGCATGTTCGAGGAATCACTGGTTAAGCAGCCGGTCAAGCACGAGGTGGCGATAGCCAACCTCGACTGCGACCTGTATTCGTCCTCCGTCGAGGTTCTCGACCACCTGCTCGGCAACAAGCTCATGCCCGACGGTGCGGTGCTGCTCCTCGACGACTACAACTGCAATCGCGCCAATCCTCGTTTCGGCATGCGCCGCGCCATGCGGGAGTGCTTCGCGCGCACCGACGGGTTCTACGAGTACAGCGAATTCCTGCGGTACGGATGGCATGGTCGGGCGTTCTTCGTCCACCGCACCGGTGACAGCATCAACCCGGACGCGTGA
- a CDS encoding 2-deoxy-scyllo-inosose synthase has protein sequence MSEAATGMGGNWHVRKVRIGEVEFPYHYGVDCTDRILGELADLGADRFIVVTDDTVLALHGERILPGLRALAPVEVLSQQPGEHMKSLSQLSDYVERALGAHATRSTVVIAFGGGVPGNLAGLLSALIFRGVRLVHIPTTTVAAMDSVLSLKQAINSSLGKNHIGTYYSPEAVYTDIRMLTTLPERELRSGLCEAAKNCLAIAPDALPGLRKVLANGGLNTPDSLLWLLDESIRAKTMVTAQDTREQRAALVLEYGHTTGHAVELADQRLRGSEGLSHGEAIAFGMIVAARISHARGWMSRECVIQHEEIVAALGAPQRLPGKMTVDDVLSVVRDDNKRGYLPAEPDSIPYVLLKGLGDLAGTENLPLVQVKLAEIRDALEGLNRDNAWGS, from the coding sequence GTGAGTGAAGCCGCTACCGGGATGGGCGGCAACTGGCACGTCCGCAAAGTCCGAATCGGAGAAGTCGAGTTCCCCTATCACTACGGGGTCGACTGTACGGATCGGATCCTGGGGGAGCTGGCAGACCTCGGCGCCGACCGGTTCATCGTGGTCACGGACGACACGGTGCTCGCCCTGCACGGCGAAAGGATACTCCCGGGGCTGCGCGCGCTTGCACCCGTCGAGGTGCTGAGCCAACAGCCCGGTGAACACATGAAGTCCCTCTCCCAACTGTCCGATTACGTCGAACGGGCACTGGGGGCGCATGCCACGCGGAGCACGGTCGTCATTGCCTTCGGCGGCGGTGTGCCGGGAAACCTTGCGGGTCTTCTGTCCGCCCTCATCTTCCGTGGTGTGCGCCTGGTGCACATACCCACCACCACGGTCGCTGCGATGGACTCGGTCCTGTCGCTCAAGCAGGCAATCAATAGTTCCCTCGGCAAGAACCATATCGGGACCTACTATTCCCCAGAGGCTGTCTACACCGATATTCGTATGCTGACCACCCTCCCGGAACGAGAGCTTCGCTCAGGGCTGTGCGAAGCCGCGAAGAACTGCTTGGCCATCGCTCCCGACGCCCTCCCCGGTCTGCGCAAGGTACTGGCCAACGGCGGTTTGAACACACCGGATTCACTGCTGTGGCTGCTCGACGAGAGCATCCGCGCCAAGACCATGGTCACTGCTCAGGACACCCGTGAACAACGGGCTGCGCTGGTACTCGAATACGGGCACACCACCGGTCATGCGGTGGAACTGGCAGACCAGCGGCTCCGCGGCTCCGAGGGTCTCTCGCACGGAGAGGCGATCGCCTTCGGAATGATCGTCGCGGCCCGGATCTCGCACGCACGGGGCTGGATGTCCCGAGAGTGCGTCATACAGCATGAGGAGATCGTCGCCGCACTCGGAGCGCCACAGAGGCTGCCCGGAAAGATGACTGTCGACGACGTCCTGAGCGTGGTGCGGGACGACAACAAGCGCGGCTACCTGCCGGCCGAGCCGGATTCCATCCCGTACGTCCTGCTCAAGGGCCTCGGTGATCTGGCGGGAACCGAGAACCTGCCGCTGGTCCAGGTGAAGCTGGCCGAGATCCGAGACGCGTTGGAAGGTCTCAACCGCGACAACGCCTGGGGGAGTTGA
- a CDS encoding radical SAM protein, translating to MMDKNGSAIPIWDRFPSHERLAVNFTLTCNLACAHCIVESSPQRTERLTPDEVKSALTTAKSSGKKHVTFSGGEVFLFHKDMTEVIAFARSHGYVVDVETNGFWARNDTMARDRLAPFVEAGISGLSVSADAYHVHYFPVERAINAVRAGRSYGLLTEINFCPSTEQETDAQIIAALEEANEPFIHNELLIRGRGKDLIQLGDGRPVTELPDCDSLTTTVHATGDVYACCELDISTDAMKRTPVFLGPIQSAPAEMAKQQRREALVQEFYNPDSPIYFRKMIDSHPLFTELGTDRYQSICDLCMKALGDPKRIDSLLEMLNERSATP from the coding sequence ATGATGGATAAGAATGGTTCCGCCATCCCCATTTGGGACCGGTTCCCCAGTCATGAACGCTTAGCCGTCAACTTCACACTCACCTGCAATCTCGCCTGCGCCCACTGCATAGTGGAATCCAGCCCTCAGCGCACCGAACGCCTCACCCCAGATGAAGTCAAGTCCGCCCTCACCACTGCAAAGAGTAGCGGAAAGAAGCACGTCACTTTCAGCGGTGGCGAGGTGTTCCTCTTCCACAAGGACATGACTGAGGTAATCGCCTTCGCACGTAGCCACGGCTACGTCGTGGATGTCGAGACCAACGGCTTCTGGGCCCGGAACGACACCATGGCGCGGGACCGGCTGGCCCCGTTCGTCGAGGCCGGCATCTCCGGCCTGTCGGTGAGTGCCGATGCCTACCACGTGCATTACTTCCCAGTGGAGCGGGCCATCAACGCCGTGCGAGCCGGTCGCTCATACGGTCTGCTCACCGAAATCAACTTCTGCCCGTCCACCGAGCAGGAGACAGATGCGCAGATCATCGCCGCGTTGGAGGAGGCAAACGAACCGTTCATCCACAACGAACTGCTGATCCGCGGGCGCGGCAAGGACCTCATCCAACTGGGAGACGGGCGTCCGGTCACCGAACTGCCGGACTGCGACAGCCTCACCACCACCGTGCATGCCACCGGTGATGTCTACGCCTGTTGCGAGCTCGACATCAGCACCGACGCGATGAAGCGCACGCCTGTATTCCTCGGCCCCATCCAGTCGGCCCCGGCAGAAATGGCGAAGCAGCAGCGACGGGAGGCCTTGGTGCAGGAGTTCTACAACCCGGACTCCCCCATCTATTTCCGGAAGATGATCGACAGCCACCCCTTGTTCACGGAATTGGGCACTGATCGCTACCAGAGCATCTGCGATCTCTGCATGAAGGCACTGGGCGATCCGAAGCGAATCGACTCCTTACTCGAGATGTTAAATGAAAGGTCAGCCACCCCATGA
- a CDS encoding GMC family oxidoreductase gives MTRAYGPAPTAADLAEDYDVCVVGSGASGALAAWLLATSGLSVVVVEQGGFVSDDTSYDDVLATSESAWVRQENGTWGKVGYPWTTCNVGGGTVFYGGAYFRNRPIDFDPETALGKGELPLRWPWEASELDPYYTAVEELVGVSGAADTDPTLPPRGAAYPLPPVPTSPEGARLSTAATSMGWRPFSTPLAVVSKDFRGRPGCAADAPCICRKCPIGAKGDAVTRFLEPAMARGARLFAGLKAVRLTTDGTRTAQALECVRMDTGTRYRIRARQFLLCANAVQTAALLLRSTNDRHPQGLGNTHDLVGRGLCFKLSEYLLGYGYQRADGTPSDSEVMGNGPFSTFAVADLYEDSAAPGGLGGLLYEARPERTYRLRQNEQLLRIEALVPDEPQLGNRVRLGTGTDAHGVPDVMMDYQAHPRDLARLEYMLERGTELIRAAGCELVLREPSGWAMGSSHLHGTCRMGTDPRSSVTDPDGRLHDVDNVYVGDGAVLPYPAGTNPTLTIQAVALRTARKLLQDRFAVTAPSIDHRPAG, from the coding sequence ATGACGCGAGCGTACGGCCCGGCCCCCACCGCGGCGGATCTCGCGGAAGACTACGACGTCTGCGTGGTCGGGAGCGGCGCCTCGGGAGCCCTTGCGGCCTGGTTGCTTGCGACCAGCGGACTGTCGGTCGTTGTCGTGGAGCAGGGCGGATTCGTCTCGGACGACACCTCCTACGACGACGTCCTCGCCACCTCGGAATCAGCCTGGGTCCGCCAGGAGAACGGCACGTGGGGCAAAGTCGGGTATCCGTGGACAACCTGCAACGTCGGTGGCGGCACGGTCTTCTACGGCGGCGCCTACTTCCGCAACCGTCCCATCGACTTCGACCCGGAGACCGCCCTCGGGAAGGGCGAGCTTCCCCTGCGCTGGCCCTGGGAGGCATCTGAACTGGACCCGTATTACACGGCGGTGGAGGAACTGGTAGGGGTGTCCGGCGCCGCGGACACGGACCCGACCCTGCCACCACGCGGTGCGGCCTATCCGCTGCCGCCGGTGCCGACATCTCCCGAGGGCGCCCGGCTTTCCACCGCGGCAACCTCTATGGGATGGCGGCCCTTCAGTACCCCTCTCGCCGTGGTCAGCAAGGACTTCCGGGGACGCCCCGGCTGTGCGGCAGACGCCCCCTGCATCTGCCGCAAATGCCCGATCGGCGCCAAGGGTGACGCGGTGACCCGCTTCCTGGAACCCGCCATGGCGCGTGGCGCCCGGCTGTTCGCCGGCCTCAAGGCGGTACGGCTGACCACGGACGGCACCCGCACGGCCCAGGCACTCGAATGTGTGCGGATGGACACCGGCACGCGCTACCGCATCCGGGCCCGGCAGTTCCTGCTCTGTGCCAACGCCGTGCAGACGGCGGCGCTGTTGCTGCGCTCGACCAACGACCGTCATCCGCAGGGCCTCGGCAACACCCATGACCTCGTGGGCCGCGGGCTGTGCTTCAAGCTGAGCGAATACCTTCTGGGCTATGGCTACCAGAGGGCCGACGGCACCCCGTCGGACAGTGAGGTGATGGGCAATGGCCCCTTCTCCACGTTCGCCGTGGCCGACCTCTACGAGGACTCGGCCGCTCCCGGCGGTCTCGGCGGCCTGCTCTACGAGGCCCGCCCCGAACGGACGTACCGACTGCGGCAGAACGAGCAGTTGCTGCGCATCGAGGCCCTGGTGCCCGACGAACCCCAGCTGGGCAACCGGGTACGACTGGGAACGGGCACCGATGCCCACGGCGTGCCGGACGTGATGATGGACTACCAGGCACACCCACGGGATCTGGCACGCCTGGAGTACATGTTGGAACGGGGCACCGAACTGATCCGCGCCGCCGGCTGCGAGCTCGTCCTCAGGGAGCCGTCCGGCTGGGCGATGGGAAGTAGCCATCTGCACGGCACCTGCCGGATGGGAACGGATCCACGCAGCAGCGTGACCGATCCCGACGGGCGGCTGCACGACGTCGACAACGTCTATGTCGGTGACGGTGCGGTGCTGCCGTATCCCGCCGGGACCAACCCGACACTCACCATCCAGGCGGTGGCCCTGCGCACAGCGAGAAAGCTGCTCCAGGACCGCTTCGCGGTCACCGCACCGTCAATCGATCACCGGCCGGCCGGCTGA